The following proteins come from a genomic window of Lolium rigidum isolate FL_2022 chromosome 5, APGP_CSIRO_Lrig_0.1, whole genome shotgun sequence:
- the LOC124651927 gene encoding aspartic proteinase nepenthesin-1-like, translated as MVRCMGPMQALILLLLASLTSSSSAPSGYRAVLTHVDSKGGFTNAELIRRAAHRNRLRATSGYSTSSSSSDSSARLYSGQAEYLMELAIGTPPVPFIALADTGSDLTWTQCQPCKLCFPQDTPIYDTSASSSFSPVACSSATCLPIWSRNCSSSPVCRYRYAYGDGAYSTGILGTETITFGFSSTSSAAHGVAFGCGADNGGASYNSTGTVGLGRGTLSLVAQLGAGKFSYCLTDFFNSSLGSPFMFGSLADIADGDAVLVQSTPLLQNPRIPSRYYVSLEGISLGDARLPIPNDTFALRADGTGGMIVDSGTIFTALDESAFRVVVHHVAAVLGQPVANASSLDSPCFPAPNGERQLPIMPDMVLHFASGGDTRLDFTGGADMRLHRDNYMYFNEEDSSFCLSIEGTTSGSTSVFGNFQQQNIQMLFDMTVGQMSFRYTDCSKL; from the coding sequence ATGGTTAGATGCATGGGTCCCATGCAGGCTCTCATATTGCTCCTACTTGCCTCACTGACCAGTTCGAGTTCGGCGCCGTCAGGCTACCGCGCGGTGCTCACCCATGTCGACTCAAAAGGCGGCTTCACCAATGCCGAGCTGATACGCCGAGCCGCTCATAGGAACCGCCTCCGAGCGACGTCAGGTTATTCCACAAGCTCTTCCAGCTCGGACAGCAGCGCTAGGCTTTACTCTGGCCAAGCCGAGTACCTCATGGAGCTCGCCATCGGGACGCCACCGGTGCCGTTCATCGCCCTGGCCGACACCGGCAGCGACCTCACCTGGACGCAGTGCCAGCCGTGCAAGCTGTGCTTCCCACAGGACACGCCCATCTACGACACCTCCGCCTCATCCAGCTTCTCCCCGGTGGCCTGCTCCAGCGCCACCTGCCTGCCCATATGGAGCCGCAACTGCTCCTCCTCGCCAGTCTGCAGGTATCGCTACGCCTACGGCGACGGCGCCTACTCGACGGGGATCTTGGGGACGGAGACGATCACCTTCGGATTTAGTTCGACCTCTAGCGCGGCTCATGGCGTCGCGTTCGGCTGCGGCGCCGACAACGGGGGCGCCTCCTACAACTCCACGGGGACGGTCGGCCTCGGCCGAGGGACGCTCTCCCTGGTGGCGCAGCTAGGGGCCGGCAAGTTCTCCTACTGCCTCACCGACTTCTTCAACTCTAGCCTAGGCAGCCCCTTCATGTTCGGGTCTCTAGCGGACATTGCCGACGGCGATGCCGTTCTGGTGCAGTCGACGCCGCTGTTGCAGAACCCGCGGATACCGTCGCGGTACTACGTCTCCCTGGAGGGCATTTCGCTCGGCGACGCCCGCCTGCCGATCCCGAACGACACCTTCGCGCTGCGTGCCGACGGCACCGGGGGCATGATCGTGGACTCCGGCACCATCTTCACGGCCCTTGATGAAAGCGCTTTCAGGGTGGTCGTCCACCATGTGGCTGCCGTGCTTGGGCAGCCGGTGGCGAACGCGTCTAGCCTGGACAGCCCTTGCTTTCCCGCGCCAAATGGTGAGCGGCAACTTCCAATCATGCCGGACATGGTGCTGCACTTCGCCAGCGGTGGGGATACGAGGCTCGACTTTACCGGCGGAGCGGATATGAGGCTGCACAGGGACAACTACATGTACTTCAATGAGGAGGACTCGTCCTTCTGCCTGAGCATTGAAGGAACAACGTCAGGGTCGACTTCGGTGTTTGGCAATTTCCAGCAGCAGAATATACAGATGCTGTTTGATATGACTGTCGGGCAAATGTCATTCCGGTACACCGACTGCAGTAAGCTCTGA